GACTCTTATTTTGTATATCCGTGATGAGTttcctcctccttgtgtttGCTATTGGAAATGCCCACTGTGGGTGACAAATAAAGGGCCATGTTTGCTGTAATACACAATGAACATGTCGCTAAGGGAGTTCATTTCCTGCCATTTTGTGAGCAGGGATCATCGAGGACAGTAAAGTTAACCAAAATTGTCCACAACTGTAATTCCGGTTTGaactttcatttaaaaaatatctcCACCTCCGATCGACCGTGATTTTTGTGACGTACTGCTCGTGTGGTTTTAACAAAACGGTGGAGGTATGCAAACTACATGCTATTTTTACCGTCCAAACACACAATATTCATTCCTCTGATGATGCTGATACAAGCAAACATTAATTACATCAATTTTGGAAACACCTGCAACCAAAAGCAAAGGTAATATTCatctttattttgtcattttaaccaGATGGGAATAAAGGGTTGGATACAACACATTAGATATAATGTACATGCAAATATGTACATAATGATGAATTAATGCATAGTAAATTAAATACTGTAAAGGTGTAAGGTAGAAAATCAGCTGTATAGATGCTGGTTTAGGATTTCAGCACTGGATCCCTTGGGCCTGCACTCTAAAGTAAACATACATCCACTTAATCTTATTTCCTGTATGtacaatatattatataatattctatatacatatatatttatttttcaacaaaaGTTTTTATACATAATTTGTGAAATAACAgttacagagagggagagcgatgCTTAGGAGACATGTCTGAAAACCACAATACTATACAGGGTATGTTTGAcattaaagttttttttctatCAAAACACTAGTTATTAAATGATTTAAGCATACACTGCAGCCCTGTATTAGTGTTTTAATATGGAGCTGGTGCAGTTTTTGTGCAAGCCTGGGGACTTACGTTTTTGAAAATGGCACTTTTATTCTGAATGACTCGAGCCGGAAGTGCTTCTGTTGTTTTAGCCTACAACCCAGACAGAAAGCGTGATAGCTTAATGTAAAATTCGTGCAGTCGGTTTGGTGGCAGAGCCAGCGTTAATCTTCAGTGATGAAACAGTGTAATGCGATCTGCTTGCACTTAGTTGTGGATTTCTTCTGAAAATGTTGGAGACTCGATTTCAACCACAAGCGCACCAACACTAGCTAACAATGCAGATTAATCTCTGTTTGCTGCTACCGATTCAGCCAGGTTTGCTCCTATGCTACCAGAGCAGGCAGAGATGGATCAAACCTAACATGGTACAGTAAGGTTAATGGGCTTAACGGTGCTAATGCTTCCGATAAGATGGCTAATGCTCATGTGACGGGCTGCAAATGATCTTATAAAGAATAAAGTAGATGCATCCAAATTAAGGTGAGTTGTAGCCATGTATATTATCAGCCTGTTGCACGGAACTGTGTCTGTAATAATTCATTTCATTGCCAGCTATTTCAAGTCATAGTCCCAACTGTCCTCTGTGTCATTTAGCATGAAATGATATTATGCATTGAAGGTGTTGTGATGTGCATATAAGACTGTAAGAAAGCATCATAACTGCATCATTATAACCTGTTTTTCACAGGTTGTCCTCCGCTCTCCTTCCTGTGCTGTGACACTAATGGGGACCGCCACTGGCTTTCTGAATTGAAACTTAAATTCTTCTCCTGAGAGAACTGGAAAGTGAACATTAGCTGCCATGCGCATCAGTCTCTGCCAGGGCCTGCTGACTGGCGCCATCATCCTCAACCTCCTCATTCTCTACTATGTGTCCCGGGCCCAGCAGCAAatgatggagaagaggaaggaactCGGCAGGGGCACGAGGAAGGCTGCCCTGCCAGCCTCAGGCCTCGGTGGAGGCCTGGGGGCACTCGTGGGAGCTGAAGGTGAGCCGGGAGCGGTCGGAGTGGAGGGACATGGTCGTGGCCCGCGTGTGACTGTTCTTCTTCGGGAGTTTGAAAACTTTGAGAATTACGTTGGAGATGTTGCAAACTCCTTCATCCACCAGAGACCTGAGCTTCCCTTCCTGGCTGTGGCCGACACTCCTCCGTACCCTCCCTTGGTGCTTCCAGAGGGGGCACGGCTTCTAGTGCTGTCCCCCACCCCGGACCAGCCACCGCAAGCGCACAGGCCGGAGTTCCACGTCCAGACAGAGTTTGTGCTGCTGGTGCCTGACGGGGTGGAGCTGGAGCAACCTCGGGCTATCGAGAGGCTGATCAGGGAGTTGGAAGGTGAGGGTGGGGGGCCCGTGAGGCTGGTCGCTGCACCCGTGCTGGCTCGATCTGCTGTGCAGTGTCTCCACCTGCGGGTGAACCTCAGAGAGTGGACAGCCACCTACTCGCCGGCAGTGTCTGGCAGTAGCGGGAGTGTGTGTACAGCTTTACAAGGAGATGCAGTTGTCCTCATCCGCACTGAGGACCTCTTTAACCTCTCCGTCCCTCTGGGGCGGCCCCTCTTCTCTTCGCTCTTCATCCAGACTGCCTTGAGAGGCTGGAAGGTCAAGCTGCTGGAGAGCCCCTGTTTCTCTGCAAACCACCGGCCCCTCTTCAGCTCCGCTCACAACCAATGGAAAGCCGACACTCGATTGAAGGACGCCACCGGGAAGCTCATGAGGAGCTTTGGCCTGAAGCGTCTCCTGCTGCCTGATGGGAAGGAACAGTGGTACGGCTGCAGTAAAGAGACGCCTCGCTGCTTCGGCACTGTGCAGGATGACACTCCGGACTACCTTTATCTGGATCGCTGGACACCTCCCTGCTGTCTGCGAGCTCTCAGGGAGACCACCAAGTATGTTATCAATATCCTGGAGACCTCCGGTGTGCGGTACTGGCTAGAGGGGGGTACTCTGCTCGGCGCCGTCCGCCATCAGGACATCATCCCATGGGATTATGACGTGGACCTGGGCATCTACCTGGAGGATGTACCCAACTGTGATCACTTGAAGAACCTGGACTCGGGCTCTCTGGTGGATGCTAACGGTTACGTCTGGGAGCGTGCAGTGGAAGGAGATTTCTACAGAGTCCAGTACAGCGAGGCCAACCACCTGCATGTTGACCTGTGGCCGTTCTATCCACGTAACGGCGTCATGACCAAAGACACGTGGACAGAGCACAAACAAGACGTGGAGTTCCCCGAGCACTTCCTGCAGCCGCTGGTGCCCATGTCCTTTGCCGGCATCACTGCATACGGTCCCAACAACCACCGAGCCTTCCTGGAGCTGAAGTTTGGAGAGGGGGTTATTGAGAGCCCCCAGTACCCCAACCCCGCAAAAAAGAGGCTGGACAGAAGCAAATTATGAGACTCACAAGCCCTCCTATGTCATACTATATTTGTTTACTGGACAGCACAGAATACGTTGcctcacctctttttttttttaagatgaaaaaaaagatgcCTAAATACGATGCCAAGGTGACTGCATTTTACCAAAATCCATACACGTTTACATCAGGCATACCTTAAAGAGTCAAAGACTGGTGTGCTAAATTTGTATGTATTGTACAGTAAAGTATAAATATGACTGCTGTGAAGACGATGAATACTTTAAAATTGTATTGATATTGGTTTCTTGTTAAATGCTGCAGTGTACATTATGAGCAGGATTTAAGGTTTTGTACagaattatttaaaaataaGCCCTACCAGGTGTTTTCTGAATTTATTGACTGTGTTGCGTTGATTTGCACTGATATACTGACTATGTCTATGACGCCATTTGGCTCCTCACAGCTGTAGTGTGCTGAGTGAATTTCCATGCGGTGAATTGAGAAACATATCGTCATTCGTCCCGTTCTTGTTGGCATACGGAGCGGATGAAACGTATTCACTTAAAACATAAAACTTAAACTGAATCTGTAAATGAATATTAACCCTTAGCTCAAAcatgtttgttgctgctgagcagCCATTATGTACTGATTGAAACACAATTTCAATTCAGTAGATTACTCAAAGAAGACGTTTTAAAAGAGAAGtttagcattaaaaaaagaaaatgcccAGTGTTTGTGCGTATGGCACGATTCCACTTGTATTGTTACTTGTGTGTGATGTATCAAGGTGTCCTTCCATTTCATGAACTGCTGAAATAAAGGAGTTGTAACAAattaaagtttttattttattaacttGTTTTTGCAAGACTCGTAAACACAGTGAATGTGCACTATTGGTTGTGACTCTGTTTGAACACTAGGTGGCACAGCACACCTTCGCCTCTCTAAGCCTCTGCACAAAGTTGCCTTCACGTCACTCAGAAACATTCGTTTTTCAACCACGTGGCCGCAGCTCAGAGGGTGTAGGAGTTTTGTGACAGGACAAACAACAAGGTAACGTCACAGGAATGCAGCTCGCTTGTTCGTCAAGCAGGTCCAGTGTTGTCAACCAGCTTCGTAATCCTACATGCAGAAGTTCTGTATGTGACAATAGCTGCCTTTCACCTGTGGATGCTGCACATTCCTGCGTTCCTCTTGCTTACCCCTGGAAAATCAGCATAGTTGGCATACGGCCAGGTAATCAGATGAGCGTCTATACCACTGAGAGGCCATATGTGGTTATTCTTGGATGCAAAAGGATGCTGAACCCTAACCCTTAAGAAGTCTCTTTGTGTGCTACTATGGAATGGCATCTGGAATGTCACTAGTGGAAGGTGTGTTCACATCCTTTACTCTCGTGAAGGTATAAGTACCACACTGTTAAAAATACCCCACTCCAAGTACTGTCAGCGAAATCTACTCAAAAGTGCTCAGCgtgcagaaaaaaaggcagtTTTACTATGatttaatgtgttaattacTCGATATCATGATGTGTTTGCAGCATCACTGTCCTTCCTGTGAGAGCCACACAAGCACACTTTTCATGAGCCCAGCGGTTTTAAGCTCTGTGGCCATGCATTTTCCACCTAAACCAAGACCGTTTTAAGTCATTTAATTGCCACTGGCAATTTTCAATTTCAGAATTTTCTCAACCTATGAAGGAACACTTCATCTTTCAGTTTACCACAAACTGCGTAATGAAGCTGTGGCGTTCTCACGCCGCCACAAATGTTTGAGTTGCCGACCGCAGTTAGTCGCTTTGCAACAAACAGCCAAGGGACACAgccaaataataaaaaaaggccTTTATTGTTTAAAACCTAGACAGTACTTTCAGACTGTAAAACTGACTGTAATTAAATCAACCATCACAACACAATTGCTATGATCGAACCAGAGACACATCCGTATGGTGAAAGATCTCAGAATGGAATGTGAGCATCTTTACAACCTTACACCAAAAAGACACCGAGCAGAGACTGAAGCACAGGAAGCGTTTTGAagcagctgatgttttcagGACTCTTGTGTTACGCAAAACTGTAGAAGTGACTTTGGGCCTGCTGTGATTTCACAGAAGACCAACTTTGGTAGAGCTTAAAACCATGAAAAGATGACATGGATGGAAGAGATAAACATTCACTATTAACCATACATGTAATGTGTTTGAAACAGACAATATCACTCTAAGGTACAACCAGTACGTCTCATCTGTTAGTTTCCCAAATGCCCACTGCCAGActacaaaagaaaaatcaccaAACGCAACCACCTTCTCCACAGTCTAGACCAGGACCAAAAAtgaacataataataataacagaaaaaGCTATCACCAACCAGTTGTTACAAGACactggcaggaaaaaaaagacgcAGTAACGTGTCAAAACATTGGTTAAACATTCTTTGGATTTTGATTagtgaaataaatatgaattcTAACAATTATCTGAGGCATCAACAATGACATACGAGGCCTAAAGCCTGTACAACTAGCATGTCACGTTCATGGCCATCACAGCCAAAACAAGCAGGTTTAAGTCGAGAAGCGCATACTTTGACTCGAGCCCTTTAGCTGCTCAGGCCTCAGCAGTCAGGACGAAACGGACGTCCACTGTTCCCGTTCTGACACCCTTGTAGTGGAAGGACTTTTGTTTCTTACACATCGCATGTAGTCACTCtacacagcaacaaacagaCGGTCCGGCTCGTCGCATAGTGTGCTTTATAACCCATTTGTGCCTTGCTGAGATGCTGGGACctacaaagagcagcagagtaAAAAAGTGGActataaagaaaagaaaataaaatctccCTGGAAATGTCATTCAATGTTGTCAGGAGCTGGGTCACTGTGATTTTTGGTCTCGGAATATTAAAGACAGTCTTCAAGCCATGATTAAACCTGAGGTCGTGTTGCCTGCCGCCACACTGAGGTCCGTATGAAGAGGCAGAAATGTTCAGAGGTCGATCTGTGTCCGCGTACGTTGATGTAGTTTGAGTCCTTGAGAAAAAGTTCATTCAGCTTTGGGACGTTATTGAGGACATCATTCCATTTAGAGTGTTTCAGACCATACGTATAATGGTGAGAACAGGTTTTTACAGCTCTATTGCTTTTCCTCACCGTGAGAAAGGCATCATACAAAAGAAAACCATTGGCATGaagtcaccacacacacactgacagactaATAAAAGCCCTCAACCATCAAAAACGACTACCAGCAGAACAAACGTACACTTTGTTAAACATACATAATCACAGCCCTTTTCATGCAGAGTATATGGAACAGTTCATCTACTACCACACCACACGGAATCTGCATGAAAGTGGTCATCATCATGtacaataaaatattcaaacatCAAATTCAAAGCCTATAATGACATTTAACATCATACATGATCCTTTTCCTTTATGGGAAGATTGAAATTTGAAAACATTGAACACAAAAagagacagtaaaaaaaaaaaaatttaaggTAATCGATTCCAAACGGATCAgatgctgaagcagcagcacatgtgGCGGTCCTCGTCAGCTTTTAAAGTCAGAAATGGTCACATTTTCCACCAGGGAGTGGTACCTACCAGTGGTTTCTTTCTACAGAGTGGGTGAGAAGTCTGAGTGTATGAACAGTGGGTCGACATCCACGTCTCATCGTTAACATTTCTTTTATCTGGGACATTAGATATGACATTGTCACATGACAATATTCTGACTTTAAAATTGATGAGGACTGCCCAAATATACCAGACATTAGTCTCGAGTCAACACAGTAGCCAGACTAATGTGCAACACTGTCAAAAGTCACTGTGCTTAACGTGAATTTTCAACATCCCTCCTGGATGTTTGTGCTTCCTGCCAAGAAAACTGTTGAGGACAGAGAGCTTCTCTTTGCATTGTATAGCAGAGTGCATGTTCATCCTTTCTCCATGCACCAGTTTCTTCAGGGCGGGGGAAATaggaaaaggggggggggcttaAATGAACCTCAGATTTCATCTTGCAGGAGTGTCAAATAAATGAGAGAGTCATTGACGATGTCAGCAGCTGGATTACATGACAGACTCGGACAGAACCGCCTTTGCACCCTCTGCACTGTCCCTCCGATCTCGCTTCTCGATGAGCGGCGAGCGCTCGGGGGCGGGGGCTGATCTGTCTCCCTCCAGCCTGATGTCGCTCAGCTCCGCAGCCTCCTCTTGTTTGGCCGTGCGGTCCACAAAGAACTGCAAGAGCCCGGCTCCAAAGGCGTCGCCCTCCACGTTCAGCACCGTGCAGGTACGGTCGCTGAAGAGACAGACGGGACGGAGGGTACGCAATTTAACAAGCGGAAGCGTACGTACAGGTTTAGATTAGATTATATGTCATAATTGTTAGTCAGCTGTTGTGCTGTGAATgtccacacaaaaaaaaaaggttttgtacTCACACAAGCCAGTCAACAGCCAGGATGAGAGAGAGGTCATTGGTGGGCAGTCCTATGGCCTCCAGGATGATGGCTAGTGTCAACACACCGCCGGCCGGTATACCTGCTGCTCCAACGCTGGACGCTGTAGCCGTCACACTAACAGGAGGGAAGTTGACAAAGTCAGACACCAACAGAGCATAATTGTATTCAGCGACCTGATGAATGAGGTAATTCGGGACTTACAGGATGGTGATGACCTGGATGAAGTTAAGGggagtgttgttcagctgagCGATGAAAACAGCAGCCACGCACTGAAAGAGAGCAGCTCCGTCCATGTTGACCGTGGCTCCGATGGGCAGGATGAAACGGCTGATCTGCTTGGATACGCCGTTATTTTCCTCCACACACTTCATCATCAGGGGCAGAGTGGCAGAGCTGGGAAACAAGGAACAGGGGCATGTGTGAGCGCATGAAGGCGAAAGGAaggtatgtgcatgtgtgtttgtagagaGAAAAGGGTGTGCGCTCTAGAACAGGAGAACCTCAGTATTTGATATTTAACAACCAGGGAGAACAaacaagcgtgtgtgtgtgtgtgtggaagagccAAGGCGGTCAGCAGTGGTGAGTTAATTACCTGGAGCTTGTTCCGAAGGCCGTTGCCAGAGCTGTGAATATCCCCCAGAGGAAGGTGTACGGGTTCTTCCTTGTAATGATGAAGTAGATGGCGGGCAGCACGAGAGCGCCGTGGATGGCATGGCCGATGATACAGCAGGCTATATATTTTCCCAGACTGGCAAACAGTGCAGCAACATTGTCCATCTCTACGATCTTGCCAGCTACAAGGAACATGATACCAAGAGGGGCATACCTGTGGAGAAACAGGCAGAGCGGGAAAGAGAAAGGACAGTAGATTATTATGGTCTCTCATACCGATTTTATTCCAATCGCTCCGAACCACAAACATGCAGGTCTTTCGTACCACATGATCCAGGACACCAGCACCATGGTGGCCTCGTTGAAGGAGTTGAAGAACTTGATGAGgatctctccttcctctcccagCTTCCTCAAAGCCACACCAAACACGATGGCGAACACGACCAGACCAAGAATATTCATGCCGTCCTGGTCTCTTCCAACGGGGATCTGCGAGACACACGTGAAAACACGGTCAAGACAGGCAGATCCACACCAGTCATCATCGCAGAGACACAAATAAGATCACTTCCTTTTCTCATGCAGGGTACTTGTGGTTTATTGTAAGCGACAACTTTTCCATATTCACTTTGCTCACCTTCTCCACGGTGACATTGGGGGTTCCATCTGTGCTGTTCCTGGTAATGTCCTTGTAGCTGGTTGCATACTGGATGAGCAAACAGTTTCATAAAGTTAGTTCAGTGCATCCGATCATCTTACCCAAATATTTCCTTTACGCAATCTCAAATGACAGCGATGTGAAATTACAGAATCGAGATGCTGCACTTACTGATTGAAAGGCCGCAGACACCAGGTTGGACGGAAAGATGTTTCTgtggggaggaaaaaagaagttAAGCAAATGTGGCCCAGATGCCTTGAGAGCGTCTGATGAAAAAGATGTGGCACTGCATGTTTAGGAACTGTAGAGCTGAACACAACTGCCTCCGCTTTGTTTGatctctctctatctccatACACAACTGCCTGAAAACAACCCTGACCTTGaatggacacacagagagaggtgaCATTTGCACCAAGCCAAACATAAAGCCATAAAGCAGACTCATTTGAGTCTGAACTGTTTACAAAGCAGCTCTGGCTCTTACTTTATATCCTAAATTTCATACTgctacaattaaaaaaataaagtgttatTTACTTCCGTTGCACAGAAGTCTATCACCTGCGGTGttgcacagacagcagctgcaccCTCTGGACGCCTGCGATAGTTCAAACAGGCCGGATCACAAGGGTGATCATGTGGAAACAGCTGAGAGAATTTAACTATAAATCTCATTTCTTCACTCAGCCCCCTTTCCTAATTGCTGTTGTCGTATTCATCCTCCGCtaacaagtacacacacacacacacacacgcacgcgttGGTACATAGGTCCAACTGCATATTAAGTCTCTCAAGAACTCATGAAACCCATGTGCTCCCGATACCCCTTTACTCAGCGGCCTGTAATGGATTTAGAGTAATAAGGCATTAACTTGATAATCTCTTTCCAACCATTCATGGCCTTTCATTGGAACCATAGTGCATCGGGATTAAACATCATGTGATTGTGTAACAGCACAGCGTGCAACATGCAACCGGATCACAGGTTGAATGTGCTGCAAAGAGCCATAGTAAAAAGGCTGCCAGGCTTTTTAGAATATTCAAACGCGCTTGTATTACTCAAATCGTTTTTGCTGACGAAGCCTGAGAATGTaaagtgggagagagagaggggaagacatGCAGCAAAAGGCCACAGGTTGGAATCAGTATGGACGCAGCCTGAGCACATGGGGCACACGCTCTACCAGGTGCGCTACCTTGACATACCAAAGGCAGCTATTTTAAGATAATTTCAGTGTCTGTAAGACCTGGATTGTTAGAGAAGGCAGCTATTTTAACATAATTTAAGTGTCTGTAGGACCGGGATGTTTGGGAAAAGGGGCCTATTTTAGGATAATTTCAGTGTATGAGACCAGGCTGTTTGGGAAAGGCAACTCTTTCAAGATAATTTCAGTGTCTATGAGCCCTTGATGAAGGCAGCACAACTTTGCTTAGCACAGTGcattttcattcactttgcATAGACAACGCACAACTGAAAGCGGAGGGGATCCACTTCCTTGTTCTTTGTTGAACATTCCACTGAAGCAAAACCCCattgcaacaaaaaaaatgagttaaaaaatgacagaaatgtatTTGGCAGAAGCTTCACTTCCTCCATTCCTGATGTTTCGGTTTTTCAGAAGCAGCACCTGTGCATACCTCTCTCAAACACACCTTAGGTCAGGCAACACGAGGGCTGAACAGttaacagaaacactgacaaaatCACAATATGGCAAGGCAAAAGCGATGTGACGCTACGGAGATGACTCTTCAGATTTTTTGGGAACTCGTACATCATAAGAGCtcgtttttagatttttttccagTGAGATACTGAGAGACAAACGGGATTGTCATCTACGTAAATAAACATGACGAAGGAAAAACCAAAGACAATGAGTGGTATGACAGCAACCCACACGGCACTATGACACACCTTCCTGTATGTCTCGCACGCAGGGTTGTTTCTTTCATGGCGGGCAGCTGATTGCTTGAGGCAAACTGCTCTGATGTCTTCCTGGCATCTTGTTACACCTGCCAGATCTGGCACCACTCTGGAAACACCATGTGCTGGTCAATGTTTGTGCCAGCATTTAATGTCACTACTTTCCTACAAGTGACCATAAACGGTGTATGTGCTCAATAAATCCACAGGTGACGCTAGCGCTGGCTGAGCAGTCACCTGTGAATGGAGACCTCGTGCTTTtcagtgagaaaacaaacaaaaggcaggaGATAAGGATTGTCAACAAGGATGTGTAGGAGCGGCTCCAGTTAGAGCTAAACCCATCACACATATCCCTTGGCAAACATGAACAATGGCTGGGCCAATTTTACACTTTGATGAACAGCTCTCCAAAGTCTCACACTGTCTTTGTTGTCAAAACTAACCAGGACACCCACCGAGAGGGCTCGCTCTAATGAGGACGCCCTGGGTTTTGCCTGCTGCCCTATTAGGataatgtgtaaatgtgtgtgtgcgtgtgccctGGCGGCCTGTGTCCTGCATGAGATAACCGTTCCTTTCctgacaggtttttttttcctctccttcggACAGCAGCCAGCTGCAGAAGACAAATCTGAACGGCAGTGAGATGCTGCATTCAGGAACATCAGGCAACATCAACAGGCTTTATCACAAACAGAGCCAAACAAAACACTCAACAGCCTATTTCAGATTTGTAACTCGTAGATACTTGTTATGTAAGCCTATCTGATATAAATCAACATTAATAAGGTTGCTCTGTTAGTTTTGCATGTGTAGCATTTTCAGGAGGTGGTGCCAAGGCTAGGTCCCAGTGCTGGAGGCGGAGTAGGAGGTGGGGGGATGGACTCTGGCTTTTATAGTGCACAATTCTGCAATTCATtgagagcagctctgtgtgccAAAGAATGTTCGGGCTTACCCGACAAAATTAAGCAATAGTGTTGCAAGTGTCATTAAATTGCATGTGAACAGAGACTTCCAAAATCTTGCATGTACTTTAGTACTGCCAGTAATCTGCTCTCTAATCAAGGGGTTAAATGCTTTCTGTTTGAAGGTAATAAATAAGCTGATGGTGGACTGtcacagaggctgcagcacaTATCCTGAGTCAACGCAAAATGACACTGTTTACATTCAAAGATAAGAGAGTGGATTGCATTTAAGGAGAAAAATCATTACAGGCTCGCACTATCATGACATTGCATTATAGTGAGCCGCAATGTGTTTGCAAAAGGTTGAGGTTCAATACACTTTAACTTAAGAGTAAACTAATATACAGCTGGCTCAGATAAGCAAGGCCATCTGGGCTCTGACTGTTTTTAGGGTAACATGGGAAAACACTAACTCATGAAACCTGCTGCATTACGAAATGACTTAAAATTCCACACATGATGATGTCTCAGAAGGTGTTGACACCTCGCTATTTCAGTCTCTGAGTCAACCGTTGGCTCACTCTGTTGGTTCCCTTTACTCCTCAGTAAATGAGGGGGTTCGTGTCTCATGAGTGTCCCATGAATGTGACACattgataaataataataaaaataagacatGCTGCTTGGCTCCTGGCTCTTAACCAGTGTGCTGAAGAATGGGTACACTCTGTCTTTCTGACATCAGTGACACAGACCGCATTTCTCTTCACCACGTGTCTGAGCATTCGCTACACGAGTTCTTCATCTGGGCTGTCCCCAAAAGACATTTTTCCTCacactcctgagggaaatattgcacACAAGACAAATTAGGCCAAACGTGTATGGGACTAGAACAGTGACTTTTTGTTAAAATTTGTCGTTAAACACTCGTATTGGAGAAAGTTGCACTGAAACAAGTATTAGttcaatgaaaaaaatccaatggACATTAcaattgtgacatttttgtattttcatgcatttttcctTCATGTCTGCCTATTTTcaatttgagttgtttttttttttattgtattttcctGTCAGTTTTTGCTGTCATTGGTTTTCAGTTTCCACTTTCTGTCACCGCTTTTTCGGCGTGAAGGGGGGTTTGACGGGATGTGCAAAGAGGTCTGCTCAGAAGCCTTTTCGAGCGTGGTTCACCTGAAACTACCAAACCACAAGCATGTTAACTCTGTTTGACCTTTTCTTTCCACGTGGAACTGGACTGAGCTAAAGCTAACTTTCAACTGATCTTATGCTGGTTCAGCTAATGTCAGCTACCGAACCGATCATTAGGTTCTTTgtgcaaaaacagcagagagaaacgtttttttttttttctggtttcagaTGGTGAAACTGTGACAGGAAACTGAAAACCAGtgatactaaaaaaaaaaaacaaaaaaacctgacagccttaaaaataaatccagaaatattaaaataagaTGTCTCAACGTTTGTGTCAGTGGAACCTTTTTCCAATAATCCTTTTCAAAGCCAAATCCTATTTTTGAAGCGAAAATTTAGTCACTTTTCTGGCCCCATACACGTGCCCAGAgtggagaggggaaaaaaagaagtacAACGAAATTAGTAACGCCA
This genomic interval from Chaetodon trifascialis isolate fChaTrf1 chromosome 9, fChaTrf1.hap1, whole genome shotgun sequence contains the following:
- the slc1a5 gene encoding neutral amino acid transporter B(0), encoding MAEKMDVEQGKTSNGEPLANGLSSPKDGSPEPMSQRVKRVVKANLLVILTVAGVIIGVLIGLGLRNATLTRTQIIYIGFPGELLIRLLKMIIIPLVVCSLVSGAASIDPKALGKLGGWAMLFFLVTTLIASSIGVVMAFILTPGSVSGSRPSVQGLDDDVPAPKEVIDSFLDLIRNIFPSNLVSAAFQSYATSYKDITRNSTDGTPNVTVEKIPVGRDQDGMNILGLVVFAIVFGVALRKLGEEGEILIKFFNSFNEATMVLVSWIMWYAPLGIMFLVAGKIVEMDNVAALFASLGKYIACCIIGHAIHGALVLPAIYFIITRKNPYTFLWGIFTALATAFGTSSSSATLPLMMKCVEENNGVSKQISRFILPIGATVNMDGAALFQCVAAVFIAQLNNTPLNFIQVITILVTATASSVGAAGIPAGGVLTLAIILEAIGLPTNDLSLILAVDWLVDRTCTVLNVEGDAFGAGLLQFFVDRTAKQEEAAELSDIRLEGDRSAPAPERSPLIEKRDRRDSAEGAKAVLSESVM
- the fkrp gene encoding ribitol 5-phosphate transferase FKRP, with amino-acid sequence MRISLCQGLLTGAIILNLLILYYVSRAQQQMMEKRKELGRGTRKAALPASGLGGGLGALVGAEGEPGAVGVEGHGRGPRVTVLLREFENFENYVGDVANSFIHQRPELPFLAVADTPPYPPLVLPEGARLLVLSPTPDQPPQAHRPEFHVQTEFVLLVPDGVELEQPRAIERLIRELEGEGGGPVRLVAAPVLARSAVQCLHLRVNLREWTATYSPAVSGSSGSVCTALQGDAVVLIRTEDLFNLSVPLGRPLFSSLFIQTALRGWKVKLLESPCFSANHRPLFSSAHNQWKADTRLKDATGKLMRSFGLKRLLLPDGKEQWYGCSKETPRCFGTVQDDTPDYLYLDRWTPPCCLRALRETTKYVINILETSGVRYWLEGGTLLGAVRHQDIIPWDYDVDLGIYLEDVPNCDHLKNLDSGSLVDANGYVWERAVEGDFYRVQYSEANHLHVDLWPFYPRNGVMTKDTWTEHKQDVEFPEHFLQPLVPMSFAGITAYGPNNHRAFLELKFGEGVIESPQYPNPAKKRLDRSKL